A genomic region of Rhizobium sp. NXC24 contains the following coding sequences:
- a CDS encoding 4-oxalocrotonate tautomerase: MPTIHLEMHPGRTLEQKRDFVRKVTQVTAETLACPTDSVDVLISEISREHWAKGGQLVSDKGAPQTVAR; encoded by the coding sequence ATGCCAACAATTCACCTCGAAATGCATCCAGGTCGAACCCTCGAACAAAAGCGCGATTTCGTCCGCAAGGTCACTCAGGTTACCGCTGAGACGCTTGCCTGCCCGACGGATAGCGTGGACGTGTTGATCAGCGAGATTTCTCGCGAACACTGGGCCAAGGGCGGCCAACTCGTATCGGATAAGGGCGCGCCTCAGACAGTCGCACGATGA